A window of Microcystis aeruginosa FD4 contains these coding sequences:
- a CDS encoding SRPBCC family protein: MILNFSLRIVAAKGRLFCKFSLYKTYRVVSSAPVDVLWQKLINVADVSWHPLIAKADVPLGLIAKPGLIYQAVTRLTPIPIRVFVENVRPGELLSLRVLAIPGMEQKMTYQVESTLCGTYISYSVTLRGWLSPFIWWLSRPYLAKVAAQLAHAAEELTV; the protein is encoded by the coding sequence GTGATTCTCAATTTTTCCCTAAGGATTGTAGCGGCCAAAGGCAGACTATTCTGTAAGTTTTCACTCTACAAAACCTATCGGGTGGTCAGCAGCGCCCCTGTCGATGTCCTCTGGCAAAAATTAATTAATGTGGCCGATGTCTCTTGGCATCCTTTGATTGCCAAGGCTGATGTTCCCTTGGGTTTAATCGCTAAACCGGGGTTAATCTATCAAGCTGTCACCCGTCTGACTCCCATTCCTATCCGGGTTTTCGTGGAAAATGTCCGGCCCGGGGAACTCCTCAGCCTCAGAGTTCTCGCTATCCCCGGCATGGAACAGAAAATGACCTACCAAGTGGAATCAACCCTCTGTGGTACTTATATTTCCTATTCTGTCACCCTGCGCGGTTGGCTGTCCCCCTTTATCTGGTGGTTAAGTCGTCCCTATTTAGCCAAAGTCGCCGCCCAACTGGCCCACGCCGCCGAAGAATTAACGGTATAA